One Mycolicibacterium fallax genomic window, GGTGCTGCGCAAACCGATCGTGGACATCACCGAGACCGAATATGACCAGATGTTCGACGTCAACGCCAAGGCGGCGTTCTTCTTCCTGCAGGAGGCCGGGCGTCGGCTCAACGACGGCGGCTCGGTCACCAGCATCGTCACCTCGCTGCTGGCGGCGTTCACCGACGGCTACTCCAGCTACGCGGGCTCCAAGAGCCCGGTCGAGCACTTCACCCGGGCGGCGGCCAAGGAGTTCGGGGTCCGTGGCATCAACGTCAACAACATCGCCCCCGGGCCGATGGACACCCCGTTCTTCTATCCGCAGGAAACCCCGGAGCGGGTGGAGTTCCACAAGTCCCAGGCGATGGGCAACCGGCTGACCCGGATCGAGGACATCGCCCCGCTGGTGGTGTTCCTCGCCGGTGACGGGCACTGGACCAACGGGCAGACGCTGTTCGTCAACGGCGGCTACACCACCCGCTAGCCGGCCGCCCAGGTCTTGGCGGCGTCCAACTCGGCCAGTGCGAAGGTCTTCATCTCGCCGGGCACCAGCCAGGCCATCGCGTGGATGGCGTGGGTGGCCCAGGTCAGATCGGTGACGATCGCGATCCGCCGGAACTGCTCGTGATGGCGGATCAGCGCGCCGAAGCCGACCTTCATGTCCTCCAGCAGCGCGCCGGGGCCAAACCCCGCGTAGTCATCGGCGATCACCTCCACCAGGCGGAACTCGTTGTCGCCGAACGACTTCTCCAGTTCCGGGACCGCCGCGAGATCCTCGCGGTGCAGCTTGCCGGACACCCGGATGCCGGCGACACCGGTGGGCATATCGGGTAGCAACTCAATCATGGCGGCCTCCTTCGCGGGTCACCTTTGACGGTACGCCGGGACGGCGGGATCGTCCCTGGCGCACACTGTTAGCGCGGCCGCGCTGTGGTGGTCCGCTCCCAGATGTGCGAGAGGACCGCAGGATGACCGCCACCCCGTCAGCTCCGCTCACCGTGCGGGAACTCACCGTCCGCGGAGTGCTGCTCGGCGGCGCGATCACGCTGGTCTTCACCGCGGCCAACGTCTACCTCGGGCTGAAGGTCGGCCTGACGTTCGCCACCGCCATTCCCGCGGCGGTCATCTCGATGGCGATCCTGCGCAACTTCGCCCACCACTCGATCGTGGAGAACAACATTGTGCAGACCGTCGCCTCGGCGGCCGGCACCCTCTCGGCGATCATCTTCGTGCTGCCCGGCCTGGTGATGATCGGGTGGTGGACGGGCTTCCCGTACTGGACGACCGCCGCAGTCTGCGCGGTCGGCGGCATCCTCGGGGTGATGTATTCGATCCCGCTGCGCCGGGCCCTGGTCACCGGATCGGATCTGCCGTATCCGGAGGGGGTGGCCGCCGCCGAGGTGCTCAAGGTCGGGGACAGCACCCAGGGCGCGGCGGAGAGCCGTACCGGCATCCGGGCGATCACCGTCGGGGCGCTGGCCGCCGCGGGGTTCCTGCTGCTGGCCAACGTGAAGCTGTGGTCGGCGTCGGTCGCCGGCTACTTCCGGGTGGGGGCCGGGGCCAGCATGTTCGGCGGCAGCCTGTCGCTGGCGCTGATCGGCGTCGGGCACCTGGTCGGGGTCAGCGTCGGGGTGGCGATGCTGGTCGGCCTGGTCATCTCGTTCGGGGTCCTGCTGCCGATCCGGACCATCGGGGAGCTGGGCTCGGGGCTGCCGCTGGCCGACGTCGTCGACACGGTGTTCGTCGACCAGGTCCGGTTCATCGGGGCCGGCACGATCGCGGTGGCCGCGGTGTGGACCCTGATCAAGATCGTCGGCCCGGTCGTCCGCGGCATCACCGAGGCGCTGGCCTCGGCCCGGACCCGTCGGGACGGCGGGTTCGTCCAGGTGGTCGAGCGTGACATCCCGTTCCCGATGGTGACCGCCACGGTGCTGGTGATGCTGGTGCCGATCGCCGCGCTGCTGGCCGCGTTCGTGCACGGCACCGTGCTGGCCGGCCACTCGGTCGGGATCATCGCGGTCAGCCTGGTGTTCGTCTTCGCCATCGGGCTGGTCATCGCCGCGGTGTGCGGTTACATGGCCGGGCTGATCGGCTCGTCGAACAGCCCGATCTCCGGGGTGGGCATCCTCGTCGTGCTGATCGCCGCCTTGCTGATCAAGCTCACCTTCGGCGCCGCCGACGACGACCAGTCCGCCGCGCTGGTCGCCTACACACTGTTCGCGGCGGCGATCACCTTTGGCGTGGCCACCATCTCCAACGACAACCTGCAGGACCTCAAGACCGGCCAGTTGGTCGGCGCGACGCCGTGGAAGCAGCAGGTGGCGCTGGTGATCGGGGTGCTGTTCGGCTCGGCGGTCATCCCGCCGGTGCTGGACCTGATGCAGAGCGCGTTCGGGTTCATGGGCACCCCGGATGCCGGACCCGAGGCGCTGGCCGCCCCGCAGGCCGCGCTGATCTCCTCGCTGGCCGACGGCGTGTTCGGCGGATCGCTGGACTGGGGCCTGCTCGGGCTGGGTGCGCTGATCGGCGTCGCCATCATCGGCGCCGACGAGGTGCTGGGCCGCACCGGCCGGTTCCGGCTGCCGCCGCTGGCGGTCGGGATGGGCATCTACCTGCCGATGTCGCTGACGCTGATCATCCCGATCGGCGCGTTCCTCGGGCTGGCCTACAACCGATGGTCGGAGCGGTTCGCCGATGCCGAGCGACGCCGGCGGCTCGGGGTGCTGCTGGCCACCGGGATGATCGTGGGGGAGAGCCTCTACGGCGTACTGTTCGCCGGCATCGTGGCGGGCACCGGCAACGAGAACCCGCTGGCGGTGGCCGCGCTGGACACCGGCGGGTATGGGCAGGTCATCGGCGTGGTGGTGTTCGCCCTGCTGGTCGGCGGGCTGTACCGGTGGACCCGGAAGGGCGCGGCGGCCGGGGCCCCCGAGCCGGTCTAGGCCTTATCACACCGGGCGCCCAATCCCTGGCGCCGCGCGCATCGATAGTGCAACAATTGCATAACGGCGGCAGGGTGCCGCGGGCTTCGCTGGGGGAGGCGTCAGATGAGGAAAGTAATGATTGCGGCGGCCGCAATTGGTGTGGCCACCACCGGGTGGTTCGTGTCCGCGCCGGTGGCCAGCGCCGAATGCGTCGGACCGAACACCGTCATCATGGGCCACGGCGGCGGCCGCTGCGACCATCCGTCGGATCAGCCCGACGGCAGCTTCGTGCGGTGCGACACCACCTACGTGTTCGGCTTCGGCGGCACGAACTGCTACCGGGTGGCGGCAGGCACGCCGTAGCGGCTGACCGTTCGTCGGGCTAGCCGGGTTGCGGGCCGGTCGCGACGGGTCGGGCCGGTTCGCCGGACCACTGCGACCAGGAACCGGGGAACAGCGCGGCGTCGTGACCGGCGACGGCCAGCGCCAGGATCTGGTGGCAGGCGGTCACCCCGGATCCGCAGTACACCGCGGTCGGACCGGCGCCGACGCCCAACCCGGCGAAGCGTTCCCGAAGTTCGGCGGCGCCCCGGAAGGTGCCTTCGGGATTGAGGTTGTCGGTCGTCGGCGCCGACACCGCGCCCGGGATGTGCCCGGCCCGCGGATCCAGCGGCTCCTCGTCGCCGCGATAGCGGGCCGCGGCCCGGGCGTCGAGCAGCAGGCCGCCCGGATCGGCGGCCACCGCCGCGGCGGCATCGGCGTCGACGGTCCGGCCGGGATCGGCCGGGGTGAGCGTGACGGTGCCGGGGGCGGGCGCCTGCTCCCCGGTCTCCGACGGGAGGCCGGCCCGCAGCCAGGCCGACCAGCCGCCGTCGAGCACCCGGACGTCGCGCACCCCGGCGGATCGCAGCAGCCACCAGCACCGGGCCGCGGCCAGCGCATTCCAGTCGTCGTAGACCACCACCGGGTCACCATCGCGCAGACCCCAGCGCCGGGCGGCGGCCTGCAGCGCGCCCGGCGCGGGCAGCGGGTGGCGTCCGGCGCCACCGACCGCATGGTCGCTGAGCTCGGCGTCCAGGTCGACGTACACCGCCCCGGGAATGTGCCCGGCCCGGTAGTCGGCGCGGCCGTCCGGGGTGGCGAGGGTCCAGCGCACATCCAGGATCCGCGGGCGGGATTCGCCGGCGCAGCGCGCGGCCAGCTCGGCAGCCGAGATCAGCCAGCTCATCTGCCCGAGGGTACCGCCGCCGGTAAAACGCCGGTGCGCGAATCGTCCGGGCGTGCATTGTCTGTGCGTGAATCGCCCGGGGGTGAATCGTTCGTGTTTGAATCCGGGGCATGACGACCACCGACCCGCTGCCCGCCGGGCCCGCCGACATCACCGCCGCCTGGTTGTCCGCGGCGCTCGGCATGACGGTGACCGACGTCGAGGTCGCCCCGCTGGGGACCGGCCAGACCGGGGCGACCTACCGGATCCGGCCCAGCTACGCCGGACCCGCCGGCCCGCCGACCCTGGTTGTCAAGCTGCCGTCCCAGCAGGACGAGGTGCGGGACCGGGTGGCGCTGGGGTATCGGGCCGAGCACGCCTTCTACGCCGGCGCGGCAGACACCCTGGCGGTTCCCACGCCGCACGCCTATCTGTGCGAAATCGACCGGGACGGCGCCGATTTCGTGCTGTTGATGGACGATCAGGCACCGGCGGAACAGGGCGACCAGATCCGCGGCTGCACGGTAGAGGAGGCGGCGCTGGCGGTGACGGCGCTGGCCGGGCTGCACGGGCCGCGCTGGTGCGATCCGGCCTGGCTGGACTTCCCGGGGGTGACGATGCCGCGGGCCGACGCCGACTTCGCCGCCGGGGTGGGGATGGCCGCGCAGCTGGCGGCGGCCACCACGGTCGAGCGCCTCGGTGGCCGGATGAGCGCGGCGGACCGGGCCACGCTGCTGGCCACCGCGGACGCGACCGGCACCTGGCTGCAGCTGGAGCCGGACCGCTTCGCGCTGCTGCACGGCGACTATCGGCTGGACAACCTGTTGTTCGATCCGGCGCGCAGCCGGATCACCGTGGTGGACTGGCAGACCATCGCCGTCGGGCTGCCCGCTCGCGACCTGGCGTACTTCCTGGGCACCGGGCTGACGGTGGCCGATCGCACCGCGGCCGAACGGGACCTGGTGCAGCGCTATCACGCCGCGCTGCTGACCTACGGGGTGAGCGACTACGGCGCCGAAACCTGTTGGCGCGACTACCGGTTGGGTACCCCGCAGATCACCTTGATCTCGTCGTTCGGGGTGGCGTTCGCGGCCTCCACCGAGCGCGGCGACGACATGATGCTGGCGATGCTGGCGCGGGGCTGCGCGGCGATCCGGGAGCTGGGCACCCTGGAGTTGATCGCCGAGCTGGCCTGACCGCTCAGGCGGCCGATTGCCGGGCCGGCAGATGCAACACCGTGGCGATGTCGCCGCCGGCCGGCAGGGTGCGCCGCCGCAGCAGCGGCTGGTTCTCCGGCAGTTCGCGGGGGGTGACCTCGCCGGTGGCGATGCGGCGCAGCTGCTCGTGGGCGCGGGCGAGTTCGTGCCGGCGGCGCCACTGGTTGCCGGGCAGCTTCACCCCCGCCCACACGCCGAACGCCTCCTGCTGCTCGAGTGCGTAGCGGGCGCAGCGGCGCTGCTGGGCCAGCGGGCAGCGCCGCAGGCACAGCGTCCGGGCCTGCAGCGCGGCGAGCTCGTAGGCCCGGGCCTTGGCCGGCCCGTCGCCCGCGTCGTCGTCGGGGTAGCCGAACCAGAGGTCGGGATTGGCGGTACAGGGCTGTTGATTCATGATCTGCTCCCTCCGGGCGGATCAAAAACGATGATGGAATCGTATATCTCATCGCCGCAATCGGCAACGAATCCATACACAGAAACAGATATCCACAGGCCCGCCGGGACGCTGTGTACGATTCGGGAATGCCGGGAGCGGGTAGATGAGCCGGGAGGCGGCGGGTGCGGCGATCAGGGCGCTGCGGGAGTCCCGGCAATGGTCGCTGGCGGATCTGGCCGCGGCCACCGGGGTCAGCGTGATGGGCCTGAGCTACCTGGAGCGCGGCGCCAGGAAACCGCACAAAAGCACAGTTCAGAAGGTTGAAATCGGTCTCGGGCTGCCGCCCGGGAGTTACTCGAGGCTGGCGCTGAGCGAGGATCCGGATGCCCTGCTGGCCGAGCTGCTGGCCGCCGAAACTCCGGAGCCGGCCGCCGTCCGGGTCGATCGCAATGTGGACGTCGGGGTGCTCCAGGGGTACGCCCGGGCCCAGCTCGACGCGCTGCGGACCGTCATCGCCCGGTTGCCGCCGAAATCATCAAACGAATACGAGACGTATATTCGTTCTGTGATGACGCAGTGCGCGACGGCAGAGCTGCTGGCGGCCGACTCGTGGCGGGTGGCCGTCAACGCCGGCAGCGCCCCGGAGGGCCCGCTGCTGGAATGTTTGCGCGAGCTCGACCGGATCCGGGTCGAGTTGGTCGGCCGGCTCCCGGACGGGCTGCCGGCGCGGTTCGAGGCGGCCCGGCTCCGTTCGGGCCTGCCGGATCGGGTGATCGCCGCGCTGCTCGGCGTCGACGACGACGAGCTGTGGCGGCTGCGGACCGCCGGTGTCGTACCGCCCGGCGCGGCGCGGCGAATCCAGGACTTCATCGAGGTCTGGAGGTCGGGGCAGCCCGACCGGTAATCAGGAGGTTGGCATGGGCGAGCTGGAGATCCTGGCACGCGCGCACGACCTGTTCGCCGGTGAGCCGGCGGCCGCCGTGCCCGACGCCCGAGATGCCGGCGGGCCGATCGCGCGACTGACCGGAGCGCTGCGGCGCGGTGGCACCCCGGACGGCTACCGCCGCTACGTGGATGGCACCCGCATCGAGTTCCGCACCGCCGCCGACACCGACGACCGGATCGCCGAACTGCTGCGCGGGGCCCGGGCCGATCACGCGGCCGGCCGCGACGGCACCGCGCGGATCCTGGCCGCCGCGCGCCGGGACCAGCCGGAGTTCTACGACTCCCCGGTGGCCCAGCGCGAGGCGCTGCGGCGCAGGGTGCAGCGGCTGCGTGATCAGTATCGACTGGTCGCCCGGGCCCGTAGCCGGTCCCGGCGTCGGGCCGCGCTGTTGCGCGCGCTGCGCTACCGGGCCCGGCGCCGAGTCCAGTTGAGCCGGCTGCGGCCGCCGGGTGGTGCGGCCGAACGGGCGGTGCGCGCCGCGATGTCCAAGCTCGGTCGGCCCTACGTCTGGGGCGCGGAGGGCCCGGACAGCTTCGACTGCTCGGGCCTGGTGCAGTGGGCGTATCACCAGGCCGGGATCAACCTGGACCGGACCACCTACGACCAGATCAACGCGGGCGCGCCGGTGCCGCGGTCGGCGATCCGGCCCGGCGATCTGGTGTTCCCGCACACCGGCCACGTCCAGATCGCCATCGGCAACGGCATGGTCATCGAGGCGCCGTACTCCGGCGCCAACGTCCGGATCAGCCCGCTGGGATCGGCGATCGCCATTCGTCGGCCCGGCTGAGCGGTGAATCGGTCCGGCTGAAAAGCCGTGAATCGGTCCGGCTGCAAAGCGGTGAATCGGTCCGGCTGAAAGCCGTGAATTGCCGCGGCCCTGTGCCGGGCGTACGGTGACGCCATGTCGGACCAGCCGGACGGGGCTGCGGTGGCGCGCGGGTTGCAGGCGCGCCTGGCCGCCGCCGTGGCGGCCGACCGGGCCCTGGTCGCCACCATCGCCGACGCCCACCGGATCGCCGCCGCGGCCCGTCGCCGGCTCGAGGACATTGGCGCGCGGGTGCAGGGCCTGCTGACCGAGCGCACCGAGCTGCCGCTGGACGCCCCGCTGGCGGTGCGCCGCGCACTGACCGCGAACCTGCGCGAGATGGAGACCGTGGTGGCCGAGACGGCGGCCGCGGCCGCCGCGAAAACCGCTGCGCTCAAACAGCTTTCCGGCGCCTACCGGGCCGCCGGACCGTCGTCCACAGGCTGAGCCGGACTGAATTGGCGGCCGCGCCGGTACGGCGTAGCGTCCGCGCTATGACCAGCCGCCGGCTCCGCCGCGGGGCGCTCCGATGAGCAGCTACGCCGAGGTGGTGGCCGCCATCGACCAGGTCACCCGCGCCACCGGCGATGTGGACTCCTGGAAGATCGACCTGGATCCGACGATCACCGATCTCACCGCACTGGCGCAGCGGCCGCAGGTTTGGGACGTGGTGCTGGAGTCGCTGTGGCGGCGCTACCCGACGCTGTTCGATCCGCTCACCCATCTGCCGGTCTCGGTGCTGCCCGGAACCCGCGACGTCGGCCCCGCGCCGCTGCAGGGCGACGGTGCCGAGGCCATCCGCACCGCCGAAGCCGCTCTGACGAAACAACATTCGACGGTGGCGATGCTCGACCTGCAGGTCATCACCGCGGTGCTGTCCGCGCACGCCACCACCGCGGCCGGGGCCAGGGCGCTGGCCGCCCTGCAACGCGACATCGAATCCGCCGTGCGCACCCGCACCGATCTGGACACTCCGGCCGGTGCTCGGGACTTCCAGCGCTACCTGATCGGAAAGCTCCGCGAGATCGGTGCGGTGGTGGAGGCCGCCGGGCTGGACGCCACCTCCAAGGCGACGCTGGCCGGAGCCTGGAACGCGCTGTACGACGCGGCCACCGGGCCGGCGAAACCGGATCCGGAACCCGACCCGCCGGTGGCACCGCAACGCCCGGCACCGCCCGCCGCGCCCGGTCCCCAGGCGCCCCCCGCCGCGCCGGGCGGGCTGCCGGGGGAGCCGCCGCCCTACGGTGAGCTGCCGGGGGAGCTGCCGCCCTATGGCGACGTCCCGCCCTACTCGGACCTGCCGCCAGAGGCACTCGCCCCGGCCGCCGCACCGCCGGTGAACACCGGCGCCCCGGCCCCCGCACCGGCGGCCGCTTCGGCGCTGCCGCTGCCCGCCCTGCCGAGCCTGGGCGGGCCGATCGGCGGCGAGAGCGCCGCCGCGCCCAGCGGCAGCCTGCGACCGGCCGGCCTTGACGCGCTGTTCGGCCCCGAGCCGCCCCTGGCCGAGGACCTGCCCGGGCAGCGCTCGACGGCTGAGGACCTCGACCCCGATGAGCCCGACGCCGACGAGTCCGACCCCGATGAGTCCGATCGTGCTGATGCCGACCGCGGGGATGCCGACCCGGGTGAGCAGCCGGAGCCGCCGCGGACCGTCGAGCTGCCCGGCGGCGATCGGATCAGCGTCGCCGACCCGAAGCTGGCCGCCGCCCTGACCGCGACGCTGGCCGGCACCCCGCTGCGCGAGGCGTTCACCGCCCAGGGCATCGTGCTGCCAGAACCCGGCAGCCCGGTCCCGCAGCCGCTGGACCCCGGGCGGATCCGGACCGGCGACATCGCGGTGTTCAGTGATCGACTGGCCGTTGCGCTCGATGACACCCGGGCCTGGCACGACGGCCAGATCCAGCCGATCGCGAACGTCTCCGGGCCGAGCTTCCTGGGCTGGCAGCACCTGCCGACCGTCGGCGCGGCCGCCGTGCCGCCCGGTCAGCCCGGCCAAACCCCTGCACCCACCCGTCCGGCCGCCTAATGTCGGACCTGCCGAAAGGAACACCGCGATGGGCGAGTACATCGACATCGATCCGGCCGAGCTGT contains:
- a CDS encoding SDR family oxidoreductase; amino-acid sequence: MSELKGKTAVVAAGGKNLGALISTELAGRGVNVAVHYNSAASAAEAEATVAAVRAAGADAVKVQGDLSVPANITALFDAAVDAFGSVDIAVNAVGKVLRKPIVDITETEYDQMFDVNAKAAFFFLQEAGRRLNDGGSVTSIVTSLLAAFTDGYSSYAGSKSPVEHFTRAAAKEFGVRGINVNNIAPGPMDTPFFYPQETPERVEFHKSQAMGNRLTRIEDIAPLVVFLAGDGHWTNGQTLFVNGGYTTR
- a CDS encoding SpoIIAA family protein, which codes for MIELLPDMPTGVAGIRVSGKLHREDLAAVPELEKSFGDNEFRLVEVIADDYAGFGPGALLEDMKVGFGALIRHHEQFRRIAIVTDLTWATHAIHAMAWLVPGEMKTFALAELDAAKTWAAG
- a CDS encoding OPT family oligopeptide transporter, which translates into the protein MTATPSAPLTVRELTVRGVLLGGAITLVFTAANVYLGLKVGLTFATAIPAAVISMAILRNFAHHSIVENNIVQTVASAAGTLSAIIFVLPGLVMIGWWTGFPYWTTAAVCAVGGILGVMYSIPLRRALVTGSDLPYPEGVAAAEVLKVGDSTQGAAESRTGIRAITVGALAAAGFLLLANVKLWSASVAGYFRVGAGASMFGGSLSLALIGVGHLVGVSVGVAMLVGLVISFGVLLPIRTIGELGSGLPLADVVDTVFVDQVRFIGAGTIAVAAVWTLIKIVGPVVRGITEALASARTRRDGGFVQVVERDIPFPMVTATVLVMLVPIAALLAAFVHGTVLAGHSVGIIAVSLVFVFAIGLVIAAVCGYMAGLIGSSNSPISGVGILVVLIAALLIKLTFGAADDDQSAALVAYTLFAAAITFGVATISNDNLQDLKTGQLVGATPWKQQVALVIGVLFGSAVIPPVLDLMQSAFGFMGTPDAGPEALAAPQAALISSLADGVFGGSLDWGLLGLGALIGVAIIGADEVLGRTGRFRLPPLAVGMGIYLPMSLTLIIPIGAFLGLAYNRWSERFADAERRRRLGVLLATGMIVGESLYGVLFAGIVAGTGNENPLAVAALDTGGYGQVIGVVVFALLVGGLYRWTRKGAAAGAPEPV
- a CDS encoding sulfurtransferase; translated protein: MSWLISAAELAARCAGESRPRILDVRWTLATPDGRADYRAGHIPGAVYVDLDAELSDHAVGGAGRHPLPAPGALQAAARRWGLRDGDPVVVYDDWNALAAARCWWLLRSAGVRDVRVLDGGWSAWLRAGLPSETGEQAPAPGTVTLTPADPGRTVDADAAAAVAADPGGLLLDARAAARYRGDEEPLDPRAGHIPGAVSAPTTDNLNPEGTFRGAAELRERFAGLGVGAGPTAVYCGSGVTACHQILALAVAGHDAALFPGSWSQWSGEPARPVATGPQPG
- a CDS encoding phosphotransferase family protein; its protein translation is MTTTDPLPAGPADITAAWLSAALGMTVTDVEVAPLGTGQTGATYRIRPSYAGPAGPPTLVVKLPSQQDEVRDRVALGYRAEHAFYAGAADTLAVPTPHAYLCEIDRDGADFVLLMDDQAPAEQGDQIRGCTVEEAALAVTALAGLHGPRWCDPAWLDFPGVTMPRADADFAAGVGMAAQLAAATTVERLGGRMSAADRATLLATADATGTWLQLEPDRFALLHGDYRLDNLLFDPARSRITVVDWQTIAVGLPARDLAYFLGTGLTVADRTAAERDLVQRYHAALLTYGVSDYGAETCWRDYRLGTPQITLISSFGVAFAASTERGDDMMLAMLARGCAAIRELGTLELIAELA
- a CDS encoding WhiB family transcriptional regulator, with the protein product MNQQPCTANPDLWFGYPDDDAGDGPAKARAYELAALQARTLCLRRCPLAQQRRCARYALEQQEAFGVWAGVKLPGNQWRRRHELARAHEQLRRIATGEVTPRELPENQPLLRRRTLPAGGDIATVLHLPARQSAA
- a CDS encoding helix-turn-helix domain-containing protein, with amino-acid sequence MSREAAGAAIRALRESRQWSLADLAAATGVSVMGLSYLERGARKPHKSTVQKVEIGLGLPPGSYSRLALSEDPDALLAELLAAETPEPAAVRVDRNVDVGVLQGYARAQLDALRTVIARLPPKSSNEYETYIRSVMTQCATAELLAADSWRVAVNAGSAPEGPLLECLRELDRIRVELVGRLPDGLPARFEAARLRSGLPDRVIAALLGVDDDELWRLRTAGVVPPGAARRIQDFIEVWRSGQPDR
- a CDS encoding C40 family peptidase, translated to MGELEILARAHDLFAGEPAAAVPDARDAGGPIARLTGALRRGGTPDGYRRYVDGTRIEFRTAADTDDRIAELLRGARADHAAGRDGTARILAAARRDQPEFYDSPVAQREALRRRVQRLRDQYRLVARARSRSRRRAALLRALRYRARRRVQLSRLRPPGGAAERAVRAAMSKLGRPYVWGAEGPDSFDCSGLVQWAYHQAGINLDRTTYDQINAGAPVPRSAIRPGDLVFPHTGHVQIAIGNGMVIEAPYSGANVRISPLGSAIAIRRPG
- a CDS encoding DUF4226 domain-containing protein, translating into MSDQPDGAAVARGLQARLAAAVAADRALVATIADAHRIAAAARRRLEDIGARVQGLLTERTELPLDAPLAVRRALTANLREMETVVAETAAAAAAKTAALKQLSGAYRAAGPSSTG
- a CDS encoding DUF4226 domain-containing protein, yielding MSSYAEVVAAIDQVTRATGDVDSWKIDLDPTITDLTALAQRPQVWDVVLESLWRRYPTLFDPLTHLPVSVLPGTRDVGPAPLQGDGAEAIRTAEAALTKQHSTVAMLDLQVITAVLSAHATTAAGARALAALQRDIESAVRTRTDLDTPAGARDFQRYLIGKLREIGAVVEAAGLDATSKATLAGAWNALYDAATGPAKPDPEPDPPVAPQRPAPPAAPGPQAPPAAPGGLPGEPPPYGELPGELPPYGDVPPYSDLPPEALAPAAAPPVNTGAPAPAPAAASALPLPALPSLGGPIGGESAAAPSGSLRPAGLDALFGPEPPLAEDLPGQRSTAEDLDPDEPDADESDPDESDRADADRGDADPGEQPEPPRTVELPGGDRISVADPKLAAALTATLAGTPLREAFTAQGIVLPEPGSPVPQPLDPGRIRTGDIAVFSDRLAVALDDTRAWHDGQIQPIANVSGPSFLGWQHLPTVGAAAVPPGQPGQTPAPTRPAA